The window CTGGCCTTATCTACCTTTAATCCTGTCTGCGGTCTGCCCATTCCTACCTGTCTTACCCTCTGTTTTTGCCTGTTCTTTCTCTAAACATCTGGGTCTACTTCCTGTCTCTTTTCCCGTAAGGCACCCTATCCCACAGGTTCAGTTGTAGTGGAGATGTTCTGCCAGGGATTGCCTTCGGGTTGGTGGGGAGGGACACTCAGGGTCCTGGTCAGGCTCATCATCAGGGGAGACGAGCTGCAGAGCGACTTCGTTCTCATAGCAGAATGATGAGCGTGAGCTTTGAATGTACTTCTGCTCAGCCAGCTCTTTAGCACTGCATGAGGGCGTGTTTGGGATTTCATATGTCCGATGGAAGAATGAATAGTCCACctggaaaaaaggggaaaatgaataatttttcaATACACATTGTAAGGTAACAAGACAAGAGTCTATAACCACTCTGAGTCTGAGGTCGTATATGCGTATAGCTACATAAATGCTGCCATCAGCATGCTGAGATGCTCACAATAACAATGCTAAAATAATGATGTCTTTAGCAGGTTGAAGTCatgattaaatgaaaaatgcctACTTAACCCTCCTAGATCACATCCCTGGACATTTTTGTGCACCTATTTAACAATATATGCCgaaaatattacacacacaattttttgtcatattagaTTAAGTCAGCTAGCAAGCCACAGCATGGCAGGTCAGTGCATCTTCATCTCCCCAAAAAAACTGTGGTTACAGGCTTGATGGCTAAAAATTATTCTCTTGAGGAGAGTGGTATCAGTGACATGTAAGGATTATGTGTGAGGCATTTAACAATGCTTCAACAACTAACATTAATGTTACATTCAGCATATGTTGGACTTCGTTGCTCTCTCCCCTTACACAAACTACTATCCCATCAGCGTTACACCATTGGATCCTCAGTACTATGACTCGCCCACTTTTCAACAATAAAACCTGTATTATTTCCAAAACATGTTGCTGAGGTCTAATTCGTTTATTCATTAAtctgtttcatttattaattaatcttgtcctcttcctcccccctgAGGAAAGTATGTGTGGCAACAGCAGTCTGCTTTAGATCTACTAAACTCAAAATCTGCCCACTTTTAGTGGTCCAATCAAATGCAAAGGATTTAATTCAAATCCAGCTTGTAACTGTAAACCAATCAAACGTTCCTTTTCACTGGGAAATATGTCAGTACGGATTATAAAGATGCTCTAACTTCCGTTTCACTGAGACTTTATACTATGTTTACCATCTTTGTGTAGTGTGTTACCATGCTCACATTTGCTAATTACTACTAAACACatagtacagctgaggctgatgggaatgtcagttgtgtttttatgtctggtCATAATCAAAATTACTGTACATATTAATTTTTTGATCTGTTCATGGTGCAAGATGACAAATTATCATCATCTGGGAACCATAAATGTCTGTGCCAATCCATCTAATacagatatttcattttggaCCAAAGTCGTAGTGGATCAACCATGCAACATTGCCACATTCCTGAAGCCATGACGCTACCGGGGCTGAAAACACTAAATATATGCACCCCTCTAAACTATAGTTAAATAATGGATACCACTTAGATATGTCTCCATCCTTCTTTTCTTACCTGGTAGCAGTCTTTCCTCTCAAAGAGCACTGGTTCGAATCGGTGTCCCCAGAGGATCTCAGAAGCCAGATACGAGCTCCGGCACTGTGTGGTCATGGCTGTGGCCTCCACCATGCCCTCAAGTATGACCACCACCTCCAATTCAGAGTCATTCTCCAGGGTCTTTTGATCGATCTCGAAGAAGGGTGACTCGTCATTGATTTCGTGGACGATCGTCACTGGCGAGACCAAGAAGATGCGGTCGGTGCCAGTGTCAAAACCCACGTTGATGTCTATATTGTCCAGGGGGAGGAATTCTCCCTCTTCTGTCACCCTTGGCTGAAGTTGGGAATGGAGAGTAAAATTAAGTCACTATTTGACACATAAAAATTTCCACATCAGATGTTGCAAAATTGATTTTACACGTTTGGGAAATATGAAATGGAGACTAGAAACGATTTCCAATACAAAACCAACATCAGCCAAAGGCAGGTTTGACATgataaagtaaaatcaaaatgtaattctggctataaaatgcaacacattgGTATATAGAGAAGGCATTCATCCACACCTTGCATGTTGTAAAAAATTAAGTATAAATATACTTGACACCATTTCCTGAAGTAATCtttagaaattacattttttgctgtGATCCAAAAGCTTAGTGTTTGGTTATTATATTCATATAAATTGGACTATCGAGTCTTTAGTCATACCACCCATGCATAGGCTTATCACTTACCCAACCCTTGCTATGGAACAATATTCAGTCACAGCATTGAGAATTGTATTTCTTTGATCCTCGCAAACATAATCCCTTCTGCCCGGTCTGAACTTTGATATGGTCATGATATTAAGCGAGATCAAATTGTCTATCCTGTAGCCCCAATGTTCCACAGATTTTGACCCTCCGGAAAACCCTGGCAGCATTCACACAACATGCTGgcagcattcacacacatatacacacatagcACTGATGatgacaaaacatttccaaaactaggaaacatgtttaaaactaTCCACTTAAGGTCAGACAGTAAGGTAAACATAAGTATACATACACTACAATCAGCTAACCCACATCTAGCACACGTAAGGGAAATTGAGATGACGAAGGACAATGGTTCTCAGTTAAAGAATTGTGGGCAAGTTAATCCATGGTAAATCTTCCTAACCCcagagggaaaataaaacaagctctCATTAACTACGGTCCACAGGATACAGGCCAGATGGTCTCggcgctctctctttctctctactgcaacctttttttcctctactgATATCTTTCACAGTACCAGCCTCTACTTTTTGACAGAATTGTTTACTTTTTGCTGTCTGTTTTACCATCTCCAATTCACCTCTTTGACCTTTTCCTCAAAAATGGAAAGGCTTTTCTCTTTAATCATTGCTAAACTTCCAGCCCATCCATCTCCCTCCACATACCTTCAGTAGTTGTGCTCGAACATGTGCCTCTACCAGGTGGCTCTTGCGTAGGTTTCCGACCCTCCACATCATGCAGAGTTTCCCGTCCCTCAGCGCCACCACGGCCGTGTCGGAGAACACCAGCGTCTCGTTGCGCTTCTTGGGCTTAGCAATCTTTGCCATAACTGCCCCGATGATGAAGGCGTCAATAATGCAgcccacaatgcactgcaaaACGACCGCCAACACCGCCAGGGGACACTCTTCAGTCACGCTTCTAAAGCCGTAACCGATAGATGTCTGCGTCTCCAAGGAGAATAGAAAGGCCGCCATGAAGCTGTTCACCTGGAGGAAGCACGGCTCCTCAACCACTGCCTCTCTATCAGACTCTCCTCCAGACTCGCCCTCTCCTGATCCCGGAGAGGAACCTGAGCTGGGAGGAAGCCGAATTGAAAGGTCCCCATGCAAGGAGGCAATGAGCCAGAAGGCAAATCCAAAGAGCAGCcaggagagaaggaaggagagggTGAAGATGACCAGCATCCAGCGCCAGCGGATGTCCACACATGTGGTGAAGAGGTCACTAAGGTAGCGCTGGCCCCTCTCGCTCATGTTGACGAAGGTGACGTTGCAGCGTCCGTCCTTGCCCACAAAGCGTTGTCGGGGCCGGCGGCTTGAGCGCCTGGTGCGCCGGCGGTTGGTAGTGGAGGGGGAAGAGAGTGAATCCTGGTCTGAAGAGCGgccttttcctcttcctcccacaCTACTGCCTCTTAGTCCTGAGCACATTCCTCCTGCTCTCACCCCGCCTTCTCCTGCGTCTCCCCCAACTGACTCTCCAATGGCGCTCTGCCTCCGTGCATTGTTGGTGTTGCTCTGGAGAGGTAGAGGTTTGCCGTTCAGGGCATGGGTTGGGGAGGGGCTGGTTGGGGTCCCTGACCCCGTTGGACTCCCCCCTGCCCTAGCCGTGTCTGCAGCACTCTGTGCCAGCCTCAtgacctcttcctcctccactggCCCATCCACCACAGCACTGAAACGGCGTTTCACACGTGCCGCTCCCATCATGCACTACAAAGCCTCCTCTCTTATAGTGTACAGTGAGTCTGTATTCCTTCGTGTGCCTTGATTTGATTGCTGATGTGGCAATTAAGCACCTAGACACAGTCAATTAAGTGTGTGGTGCTAACAACACAGTCAGTCCTTCAGTCCTGCTTAATGAAGAGATAATTGAAAGTCCATAGTGACCAATGATAACCAGAGGATAATTCCCTCCAAGGCCACTGATCAGTCACTTACTTTCCCCAACTTGTAATGAAGTTTCCCAGTCGTGTCTATCTTTTGAGTGATAGCACCTTCAGCAAACAAAATGGGATTTCTTGAAGCAGGTCCACAGGTGCATTCATTAACAACCAATGTCTTTCAGTCACACTCAGTGAATGAGTTGAGCTGAAAAGAAAGATGTCAGCAGCAGCCCAAGCAGTCTATTTCTATAAGTTTGCAACAATCCTTTTGACAAGGAGTGGTAAGGCTGGATTGACCTAAACAGACTTGACATAAGCATGCAGGattggttcagttcagttcaaaacaataaaaagggaAAGCTCGAGCAGGCATCAACTGATAAAAGCTATACACTGAAAATGCAACACAACAGGAGAATGGAGATGGGAACATGTAAAAGGTATACAGCTCGCCACAGGGTATCTTCTATAATACTGTGACAAGATGCAGATAAAGATGGACAAATGCTGCAAATTAACTCAAAATGGGGCGatatgataaaaacatttctaacatgcaataaaaagaaataaaaacatgccaaTTCTTACGATCAAACTTCTCTCCAGTTTCACAACCCCTTGGTATGGGCATGAAGAAACAAAGAGCACAGAACTTTCAGTGAATCAAGCACTACCTTTCATTATTCATCATTCATAATTCTGAGCCAGTATCTCttaaataaagctgaaatatagcacacacacaataaagtGTTAAACTGCAGTTGTCAAGGAAATGTCGCCTTTGCCCAACAAGAGGGTCCCAACTGAAAGAcccatgttttgtttgtcatttcctATTTGATCATGTCACTGCTTTAACAACTTCACATTGTCTTTCTAAAGGTCTGCACATCTGTTTGATGGCCATTGTCAATTTGGTGAAGACTTGTTTTACCGGCTGTTTTGGGAATAATACTGACCTGAACTACACGACTGTTAGCAGTCACCTGCAACAGCTAGTCTCTCAGAGAAGACACACGTCATTACAGCTTAGCATTACAGCTGAGAAAGCTCTTAAGCCTGACAAAAGATAGGaagaagagcaaaaaaaacagagtttacttCGATCTATCTCCAacactattttgttttttgcttaaattGGAAGATTTATATGGAGGGAAAAGGTAAGTACACAGGTCACCTGAGAAAGTGCTCTATATTTCTTGGAGGTGGCGTGCCAAAGAAGATAGATCAGAGGGAGAAGAGCTGAGAAGTGCTGAGCACTACGTGGCTCTGAGTTCTCCTGGGTTTGTGGACTGTAGTCCCTTACTCATCATGTCTGTTTGAACCAGATCACAACGGGCTACCTGAACATCAGagtttacacaaacaaaacaaagtattaTCATATCCAGATacaacaacatgcaaaaaatgacaaaggtttaaataaagcaaaaaaagaaatgtgcaaaatatgtCGAAATGAAAAGTATGCTCGTACAGTCAGTATTTACCTTGCCCAACCATTACTCCAAAATTCTACCACTGAATCCTCATGTATACAGAGTATCCACATCCTCTTTGAAACATTAGACAAAATCAAACCCTCAACCGTAAATCTAAGCTGTGGTGAGTACAAAGaggactgaaaaataataaacaagagCTACTGCTACACCTGTACAAATATGAAAGCCATTTCAATCAACCTGTAACATCAGGGTTGACAAAAGTCTACAACAAATGGAAATGGGGAAAGAGATCCCGCCTGAAGTGTGAAGTGACGTAAGGGTTCATCTTCATTCACGTGTTGACCTCCTTTCATGACACATGTTCATTGAGTTTTTGGGAGAAAATTGAGCGAAAGAGTCTGCTGGTTTTTCAGTTCTCTTTACTGAGATGTCATATGTCTGTTTTGCATCCCTTTGCTGAAGGACcttcttttttaagacactgcCAGTCTTGAAAAGAAATCAGAAGAACAAAAAGAGAAGGGTGAGGTATACATTAAAACTGTGCTTGTCTCAATAAAACCCGTTGCCCTTAAAATAATTGCATATGTTCACATTTAATATCAATTCAAATCTTAAGTATGCTGTATATGATAAATATCTAAATGTATGGTGATCGAAACCTACCGTTTGTGGTGTACCTCTTTGGATGTCTCATGCAGCCCCAGAGttgttaaaagatttttttataagTCAAATACCGGTATTGTGGAGGTTTTCCTTTAGACAGTCTTAACTTGAAGAGTCAAACTTAGTCATGACCTCGGGGAAAACGTCACCCAGATGTACCCGAGGAATTACAGAGCCTGtgaagagaagcagagagaaatatttagtcatttttcatttatatctTCTTACAAAATAATTCCTATACctttagggaaaaaaacattaatttgaaaTAGGTGAGACCATGTATAGACATGCATCCACCACACATTCATGCATCCAAACAAACAAGCCCAGAAACACGCCAACTGCTACACCCCCTTAGCCAGCTGATACCAACACCAACACTTGACCTTAATGACAAATTTCTTTGCATCCTAGGGACAAAACTGTGGCCACCAAAGGGTCAACTAGGGTTGAAATAGTGTGAGTTTCATGGTATGACAACAATCtcaaaaaatcttgttttttcagtttcactgtATCACagtgttacagaattattagtaTTATGAGTTACAGTGACCCTTAAACGCATGAAAACAgtggttgtttcttttttggaagaacaaacatttttatcactATAATTGAAACTTGAAATCTTATTTTCCAATAGAAGTATGTGTAATTGCTAGTTGTAGCTAAAGAAAATAGAATATGAATAAACACCATTTTAATACACATATGAAAACAtatatacaattatttttatgcattggTTGATATAAAACTTTTAAGGGAGGACTGGTGAGTTACCAAAAAGGATTGAACTGCAGAGCACTCATTTTGGGTCAGGAAACAAAGTGGTACAGGCTGAGTAATCTTTGATAAACAAGCAATCGTGGATTAAAGCCAATAGACTGGAAGAATTGGAGGGGATTTTCTTGGGCAAAAGGTTGAGACTGGGATTGTAGCTCAGATGAAGGACTGCGGTAAACAGAGACTGTGGGTTGATTGGGGGACAAGAGGTAGTGTGGTCTTGCTGTGGAGATGGCGATATGCTGTGGATTACAGCTGCGCTCGTGACTTTGGTTCTGCTAATCCCCTGAGGAATTATGTAAGAGTCATACCCTTAAAGAAGGTGGAAAGAATAtctatgaacacacacaggtagGATATGTTGTGGCATTCAGAGGATTTGGGGTGATTTGGGTGAAAACAGTATGTGGCACTAAATCACAAATGTCACACTGTACAAATAATACAGACTTGTAAATAAAGTGTTGCACTTGAATAAACTGGGACTGATCACTAGGATCTGAGACATAACATGTCTGcatggatgaataaataaacaatgttgTGCATCCTTTTGACCAGTGCAATTAGCATACAGTCTGCTGCATAATTGTCCCTTGATGTGACGGACCATCATGCATAAATGGGCTTATATGCTGCTGGCTGGGGAAGTAAATTACTGATATTATGCATAAAAATTACTATAAAACTTCATAAGTCATCTTTCTAAGACCTATCTCTTATTCCCTTATCGTTACTGTAGCTAAGCATTGTGCAAATACTATAAAGGtagaaaaaatgcaaaccagTGGGGAATTTAATAACTTAATAACTGCtaaaattcttttaaatattaatctaaacagagtgccacagggttgatgtttttctgtaggccaaacCGAAAGTTTATGACGCTTcaattggattttggattatgaataaaaataaggtctgtggtaaacaaacatttatgatacttaagcaaagtatcataaatgtaacatttatacTCAATTCAGCGAGTTTAAAGTGATCATTTAGGGACATTTCAGACAtgtgaaactttaaaaataaggtAATTcaggaaatttaaataaatgttttcctttttttcatatcacTGAGCAGCACATCTCCACAAGTAACATGCCTGTTACCAACACATCTGGCCAATACACAACGTTCACAGTCAgagaattaaaatattaaattaaatcgaattattatcatcatattattttaatatatatatcatcCACCACTCGGGATCTGAaccgcattttttttttcacctaaaactGAAGCCAGAAATAAaatttggacaaaataacagacttttttttcaggtttgtgCTGCTCAAAGTTCAGTTAATGAACAAATGTGTGACGAGGCAGTCCTGACCTTGAGGCCTCTACTGTAGCTCCTGCCAACACTACCAAATGAACAAGCTCTCAGCTCTGCTATCTCCGTGATTGGGTTGAGGTGTCTCTGGACAACTGACGACAGTAGCTGGAGGAGGTGATGACggaagtgtgtgcgtgtgtctgtgtgtgtatacaggcAACGTGAGAGTACACGTGTTCTTGTGTTGCCTAACCTTATCCTGGTGAGGTGGCAGGTGTCTCAAATATCTTCTCATATATGAACATGCAGGGGTGTCTGGGAAAACTGTGC is drawn from Plectropomus leopardus isolate mb chromosome 16, YSFRI_Pleo_2.0, whole genome shotgun sequence and contains these coding sequences:
- the LOC121955408 gene encoding inward rectifier potassium channel 2-like; translated protein: MMGAARVKRRFSAVVDGPVEEEEVMRLAQSAADTARAGGSPTGSGTPTSPSPTHALNGKPLPLQSNTNNARRQSAIGESVGGDAGEGGVRAGGMCSGLRGSSVGGRGKGRSSDQDSLSSPSTTNRRRTRRSSRRPRQRFVGKDGRCNVTFVNMSERGQRYLSDLFTTCVDIRWRWMLVIFTLSFLLSWLLFGFAFWLIASLHGDLSIRLPPSSGSSPGSGEGESGGESDREAVVEEPCFLQVNSFMAAFLFSLETQTSIGYGFRSVTEECPLAVLAVVLQCIVGCIIDAFIIGAVMAKIAKPKKRNETLVFSDTAVVALRDGKLCMMWRVGNLRKSHLVEAHVRAQLLKPRVTEEGEFLPLDNIDINVGFDTGTDRIFLVSPVTIVHEINDESPFFEIDQKTLENDSELEVVVILEGMVEATAMTTQCRSSYLASEILWGHRFEPVLFERKDCYQVDYSFFHRTYEIPNTPSCSAKELAEQKYIQSSRSSFCYENEVALQLVSPDDEPDQDPECPSPPTRRQSLAEHLHYN